The proteins below are encoded in one region of Scylla paramamosain isolate STU-SP2022 unplaced genomic scaffold, ASM3559412v1 Contig7, whole genome shotgun sequence:
- the LOC135096792 gene encoding LOW QUALITY PROTEIN: cytosolic Fe-S cluster assembly factor nubp1-like (The sequence of the model RefSeq protein was modified relative to this genomic sequence to represent the inferred CDS: deleted 1 base in 1 codon), with protein MAFLGASQPFSASTPLQARRSRNLCQEYLVVVRERLASVKNKVLVLSGKGGLGKSTVSAMLGLTLALDDSKEVGFLDIDICGPSQPRVLGTAEEKVHSSGAGWSPVYVSDNLAVMSVGFLLNSADDAVIWKGPKKDVIDEVVFKHVAVDEVALLDVRKEITFCRKVNIPIIGLVENMTTFVCPKCKTKTAVFPATTGCDPQLAEDTEMPLLGQLPLDPRVAQACDEGTNIPTRARCCCHSGIQRHCKQNQGVL; from the exons ATGGCCTTTCTCGGGGCATCACAGCCTTTCTCAGCCTCTACTCCCCTGCAGGCACGTCGCTCTAG GAACCTTTGCCAAGAAT acctggtggtggtgagggagcgcCTGGCATCCGTCAAGAACAAGGTGCTGGTGCTGTCTGGCAAGGGAGGCTTGGGCAAGTCCACTGTGAGTGCCATGCTGGGCCTTACCTTGGCCCTCGATGACTCCAAGGAG GTGGGGTTCCTTGACATTGACATCTGTGGGCCGTCTCAGCCGCGGGTGTTGGGGACAGCAGAGGAGAAGGTCCACTCTTCAGGTGCTGGCTGGTCCCCTGTG TATGTGTCTGACAATCTGGCTGTCATGTCCGTTGGGTTCCTGCTCAACAGTGCAGACGACGCTGTCATCTGGAAGGGACCCAAGAAAGATG TGATTGACGAGGTAGTGTTTAAGCATGTAGCTGTGGAT GAAGTGGCTCTGCtggatgtgaggaaggaaatCACATTCTGCAGGAAAGTGAACATTCCCATCATTGGCCTGGTGGAGAACATGACCACCTTTGTGTGCCCCAAGTGTAAG ACCAAGACGGCCGTCTTCCCTGCCACTACT GGATGTGACCCCCAGCTGGCAGAGGATACTGAGATGCCACTGCTTGGCCAGCTGCCGCTGGACCCCCGGGTGGCCCAGGCATGTGATGAAGGCACCAACATTCCGACACGAGCCAGATGCTGCTGTCACTCAGGCATACAAAGACATTGCAAACA AAATCAAGGAGTACTGTGA